From a region of the Acidobacteriota bacterium genome:
- a CDS encoding adenosylhomocysteinase, translating to MATATATQIPFDVKTIELADQGKRRIEWANQSMPVLQSIRKEFIKNQPLKGIRISACLHVTTETANLAITLRDGGADVVLCASNPLSTQDDVAASLVRDYNISTFAIKGEDNDSYYSHILSALDHKPHLTMDDGADLVTTALTKRQDVVEGIIAGTEETTTGVIRLRAMAKDGALRYPIIAVNDADTKHMFDNRYGTGQSTIDGVVRCTNVLLAGSKFVIAGYGWCGRGLASRAKGMGADVIITEIDPTKALEAVMDGFRVMSMAEAAKIGDVFVTVTGNKNVIAKEHFEVMKNGAVVANSGHFNVEIDIPALEKLASAKRATRDFVDEYALKDGRKIYLLGEGRLINLAAAEGHPASVMDMSFANQALSCEYLVKNYKNLEKKVFPVPVDLDKRVARLKLEAMGVKIDKLTPQQEEYLASWSEGT from the coding sequence ATGGCTACGGCAACTGCAACTCAAATTCCTTTTGATGTAAAAACCATCGAGCTGGCGGATCAGGGCAAGAGGCGCATCGAGTGGGCCAACCAATCGATGCCGGTGCTCCAGAGCATCCGCAAAGAGTTCATCAAGAATCAGCCGCTGAAGGGCATCCGCATCTCGGCGTGCCTGCACGTCACCACGGAAACCGCAAACCTCGCGATCACGTTGCGTGACGGCGGTGCCGATGTTGTGCTTTGCGCCTCGAATCCGCTAAGCACGCAGGATGACGTGGCCGCTTCGCTGGTTCGCGATTACAACATCTCGACCTTCGCGATCAAGGGCGAAGACAACGACTCCTACTACTCACACATCCTAAGCGCCCTCGATCATAAGCCACACCTGACCATGGATGACGGCGCTGACCTCGTTACCACCGCGTTGACTAAGCGTCAGGACGTGGTTGAGGGCATCATCGCCGGCACAGAAGAAACTACCACGGGCGTGATTCGTCTGCGTGCCATGGCGAAAGACGGTGCTCTGCGCTATCCGATCATCGCGGTGAACGATGCCGATACGAAGCACATGTTTGACAACCGCTATGGCACTGGCCAATCCACGATTGATGGTGTAGTTCGCTGTACCAACGTGCTGCTCGCCGGCTCCAAGTTCGTGATCGCCGGCTACGGTTGGTGCGGACGCGGTCTGGCATCGCGCGCCAAGGGGATGGGTGCAGATGTAATCATCACGGAAATTGATCCTACAAAGGCTCTCGAAGCCGTGATGGATGGCTTCCGCGTGATGTCCATGGCTGAAGCCGCGAAGATCGGCGATGTCTTCGTAACCGTCACCGGCAATAAGAACGTAATTGCCAAAGAGCACTTCGAGGTAATGAAGAACGGGGCGGTAGTTGCAAACTCCGGACACTTCAACGTGGAAATTGACATTCCTGCTTTGGAAAAACTTGCATCAGCGAAGCGTGCCACCCGCGATTTTGTCGACGAGTACGCATTGAAAGATGGCCGCAAGATCTATCTGCTCGGTGAGGGCCGCCTGATAAATCTGGCCGCCGCCGAAGGTCATCCAGCGTCTGTGATGGACATGAGCTTCGCCAATCAGGCGCTCTCCTGCGAATACCTTGTGAAGAACTACAAGAACCTCGAGAAGAAAGTTTTCCCGGTTCCAGTTGATCTCGACAAGCGCGTCGCACGCCTGAAACTCGAAGCGATGGGCGTAAAGATCGATAAGCTCACACCACAACAGGAAGAGTACCTGGCAAGCTGGAGCGAAGGAACTTAA
- a CDS encoding methionine adenosyltransferase: protein MSSRDRFLFTSESVTEGHPDKIADQISDAILDACIEKDQYSRVACETLLTTGLAFIAGEITTKAYVDFPSIVRGTVTAVGYTDAGFGFDSQTCSVISSIHEQSPDIAMGVDPGGAGDQGMMFGYATNENEDYMPTPISMAHKLTRRLSEVRKSGILDFLRPDGKSQVTVEYDTNHKPVRVDAVVVSTQHCETVDNRRLRAEVLEQVIQQAIPEHLLDADTKYHINPTGRFVVGGPMGDTGLTGRKIIVDTYGGMGRHGGGAFSGKDPTKVDRSACYMARYIAKNVVAAGLADRCEVQLAYAIGVADPVSVLVDTFGTGKLPQTQIENLVREHFKLTPKGIIESLNLRRPIYKKTAAYGHFGRKESEFTWEATDKAAALKAAVAGQGIAIAK from the coding sequence TTGTCTTCCCGTGATCGTTTTCTATTCACGTCTGAGTCGGTGACCGAGGGTCATCCGGACAAAATCGCCGATCAGATTTCCGACGCTATTCTTGATGCCTGTATTGAAAAAGACCAATACAGCCGCGTGGCATGCGAAACGCTGCTCACAACGGGACTGGCATTCATTGCCGGTGAAATCACCACCAAGGCATATGTAGATTTCCCATCGATCGTTCGTGGCACCGTCACCGCGGTGGGATACACCGATGCGGGATTTGGCTTCGATTCCCAGACCTGCTCGGTGATCTCCTCGATCCACGAACAATCGCCTGACATCGCGATGGGGGTTGATCCCGGTGGTGCCGGTGATCAGGGCATGATGTTCGGCTATGCAACCAACGAGAACGAAGATTACATGCCGACTCCGATTTCGATGGCTCACAAACTCACTCGCCGGCTCTCAGAAGTCCGCAAGAGTGGCATCCTTGATTTCCTCCGTCCCGATGGCAAATCCCAAGTAACAGTCGAATACGATACCAACCACAAACCGGTCCGCGTGGACGCGGTGGTAGTCTCCACACAGCACTGCGAGACGGTGGATAATCGCCGCCTGCGCGCCGAAGTACTCGAACAAGTTATTCAGCAGGCGATTCCAGAGCATCTTCTCGACGCGGATACGAAGTATCACATCAATCCCACGGGACGTTTCGTCGTGGGTGGTCCGATGGGGGATACAGGCCTCACTGGGCGGAAGATCATCGTCGATACCTACGGCGGTATGGGACGTCACGGCGGCGGCGCATTCTCGGGCAAGGATCCGACAAAAGTCGATCGCTCTGCCTGCTACATGGCTCGCTATATCGCGAAGAACGTTGTGGCTGCTGGTTTGGCCGATCGCTGCGAAGTGCAATTGGCATACGCAATCGGCGTCGCGGATCCGGTGAGCGTGCTGGTCGATACGTTTGGCACAGGCAAGCTTCCGCAGACGCAGATCGAGAACCTGGTCCGCGAGCACTTCAAGCTCACGCCGAAAGGCATTATCGAGTCGCTGAACCTGCGTCGTCCAATTTACAAGAAGACCGCGGCCTACGGCCATTTCGGACGCAAGGAGTCCGAATTCACCTGGGAAGCGACCGATAAGGCTGCCGCTCTCAAGGCCGCTGTTGCAGGACAGGGCATCGCAATCGCGAAGTAG
- a CDS encoding UDP-glucose 6-dehydrogenase, with protein sequence MHHAVYGTGYLATVVSSCLADFGLPVTCFHEDVPRIASLARDETPYYEKNLKEVVRRNVRSGRLAFSHDVERTCRKSLMIFIAQDSQDGLEEVATRLSRFCTDDHILVISSPAPVGTASRIERSLRSAGSKIAIVSHPVFVTDGCAVEDFNWPDRILLGTDSNAAIQAMKMLYRPLVMRGVPVIVTNHETAELAREASTAFLATKISFINELATLCEHVRADAVDLALALGLDKKIAPRCFQPGTSIGGPFVEAEMESLAQLAVSNGVSLKILSAAREVNQSLCERIMTKLSSALQSVQGKQVGLLGLAFKPNSNSVVASTSMQLAKRLVNMGAQVRAYDPAAIEGARAELNGSVRYCDNAYAAAEGVDALVLGTAWSEFRSLDYDRIKRSLKRPLIVDTKNILDAVRMRSLGFEYVGIGR encoded by the coding sequence ATGCACCACGCGGTATACGGAACCGGCTATCTGGCAACGGTGGTTTCATCGTGTCTAGCCGATTTTGGGCTGCCAGTTACATGCTTTCACGAAGATGTACCGCGTATCGCCTCACTCGCCCGGGATGAGACGCCTTACTACGAAAAAAATTTGAAGGAAGTCGTCCGGCGCAATGTCCGCTCCGGCCGACTCGCGTTTTCGCACGACGTCGAACGCACTTGCCGCAAGTCGCTGATGATCTTCATCGCTCAAGACAGCCAGGATGGCCTTGAGGAAGTGGCTACCCGTCTTTCCCGTTTCTGCACCGACGATCACATATTGGTAATTAGCAGCCCAGCGCCCGTGGGCACAGCATCGCGCATCGAGCGCAGCTTGCGTTCTGCCGGATCAAAGATCGCAATTGTCTCGCATCCCGTTTTCGTAACTGACGGTTGCGCTGTCGAAGACTTCAATTGGCCGGACCGCATTCTGCTCGGTACCGATTCAAATGCTGCCATCCAGGCGATGAAGATGCTGTACCGGCCCCTGGTGATGCGCGGCGTGCCGGTCATCGTGACCAATCACGAAACCGCCGAACTGGCTCGTGAAGCTTCGACAGCCTTCCTAGCCACGAAGATTTCGTTCATTAATGAACTCGCCACGCTTTGCGAGCACGTGCGAGCAGATGCTGTCGATCTCGCTTTGGCCCTGGGACTCGACAAAAAGATTGCACCGCGCTGCTTCCAGCCGGGGACCTCCATTGGTGGCCCTTTTGTCGAAGCCGAAATGGAATCTTTGGCACAGCTCGCCGTAAGCAATGGTGTATCGCTCAAGATTCTCAGCGCTGCACGCGAAGTAAATCAGAGCTTATGTGAGCGCATCATGACAAAACTGTCATCGGCGCTGCAATCCGTGCAAGGTAAGCAAGTCGGACTGTTGGGTTTGGCGTTCAAGCCCAACAGCAACTCCGTTGTTGCCTCGACCTCCATGCAACTGGCAAAGCGATTAGTGAACATGGGCGCTCAGGTACGGGCTTATGATCCCGCGGCGATCGAAGGAGCTCGCGCCGAGTTGAACGGATCTGTTCGTTATTGCGATAACGCCTACGCCGCTGCGGAAGGAGTCGATGCCTTGGTACTCGGCACTGCATGGTCCGAGTTCCGCAGCCTCGACTACGATCGGATCAAGCGATCACTCAAACGTCCGTTGATTGTGGACACCAAGAACATCCTCGATGCAGTGAGAATGCGGTCGCTTGGGTTTGAGTACGTCGGCATTGGTCGATAG